The Chryseobacterium glaciei DNA window TCCTGTTCCACCCATTGTAAAAGCTGGACGAACAATCACAGGATAACCAATTTCTTCAGCAAAGCTTAATGCTCCTTCAACCGTTGTTACGATATCAGATTCAGGAACGGGTTCGTTCAATTCTCTCATCAATTCACGGAAAAGATCTCTGTCTTCCGCTCTGTTGATCGCAGAAAGTGTAGTTCCAAGAACCTCAACTTTACATTCTTCAAGAATTCCTGATTTTTCCAATTCTACCGCCATGTTCAGACCTGTTTGCCCACCAAGTGTCGGTAAAAGTGCATCCGGACGCTCTTTTCTGATGATGTGACTTACAAACTGAAGTGAAATCGGCTCGATATATACTTTATCAGCGATTTCAACATCCGTCATAATCGTCGCAGGGTTTGAATTAATCAAAATCACCTTGTACCCTTCTTCTCTCAAAGACAGACAAGCCTGCGTTCCTGCGTAATCAAATTCTGCTGCCTGACCAATGATAATAGGTCCTGAACCGATTACTAAAATTGTTTTTATGTCGTTTCTTTTCATTTTTTTCTTTTTTATTATTCCATGGATTGCATCCGTGGCTATTATTGTTGAACCATTTCATGGTTCTGTCTCTTTTTTTTGTTGGGCAGCCACGAAGTGGCTGAATCTTAATAGCCGTAGGTGAAACCTATGGATTGGATATTAAATCACATTCAGACAACCCATGAAATGGGTTGAATATTATTTACCACAGATATTTTTCATCAAATTCAACTCCATGAGATTTTAGCAAATTCTTATATTCATCCTCAAAAGATTCAGTTTTATGATGCTCTTTTTGATTTTTAATATAATTAATGACCATATCCTTTTCTCTTTCTGAATAGGTGAATGCGCCGTAGCCATTCTGCCATTCTTCAAAATCAGGAAATAATCCGCTTTGCTTGATCCATAAGTTGGTTGAAACCTTTATATCTTTTACAAAACTGCTTAAAGAAACTGATGGATGCAGATCTGTAAATAAATGAACATGATCCGGCATTCCATTAATCCTATAAAGTTTGCAGTTTTTATTTTTTACAATTCCCCAAATATATTTGTATAATTCATCTTCATGCTCAATATTCAACACAAGTTTTCTGTGCTTCGTACTGAAGACAATCTGATAATATATTTGACGGAATGTTGACATTTATATTTCTATCTATTAAATGTAAATTATTGATTCTTCTTACTTTTTGAAATCCTCCATCAGAGTGATGAAATCATCAAACAAATAGTTTGCATCTTCAGGACCTGGACTAGCTTCCGGGTGATACTGCACTGAGAAACAAGGATGAATTTTATGCTTCAGACCTTCGTTTGTTCTGTCGTTCAATGCGATGTGTGTTTCGATTAAATCTGTATCTTTCAAACTTTCCTGATCAACAGCGTAACCATGATTTTGAGAAGTAATTGCTACTTTATTTTTTTCTAAATCTAAAACAGGGTGATTTCCTCCTCTGTGACCGAATTTTAACTTGAAAGTTTTCGCTCCACAAGCCAATCCTATTAATTGATGTCCTAAACAGATTCCGAAGATTGGAACTTTTCCTAATAATCCACGGATCATTTCCAACGCTTGTTGATTGTCTTCGGGGTCACCAGGCCCGTTTGACAACATAATTCCGTCCGGATCCATTAATAAAATCTCTTCTGCTGTTGTATCGTGAGAAACCACTGTGATGTCGCAGTTTCTTTGAGATAATTCTCTGATAATCCCTAATTTAGATCCAAAATCTACCAACACAACTTTCAAGCCTCTACCCGGATTTGCATAAGAAGTTTTTGTAGAAACTGTTTCTACCTGATTTGTTGGAAATGTTGTTCCTTTTAATTCTGCAATAACTGTATTTTCGTCAGCATCAGCATTTACAATTTTACCTTTTACGACTCCAGAATTACGTAGAATTCTTGTCAGTCTTCTTGTATCGATTCCTGAAATTCCTGAAAGGTTTTTCTTTTTAAATAATTCATCTAAAGTAATCTGAGTACGGAAATTTGAAGGCAAATCACAAACTTCTTTTACAATAAGACCTTTGATAGCCGGCTCGATACTCTCATAATCATCTCTATTAATCCCATAGTTTCCGATTAGCGGATAAGTCATACAAACAATCTGACCGCAATATGATGGATCAGAAATCAATTCTTGATAACCCGTCATTCCGGTATTGAAAACCACCTCTCCTGCAGTCTCCAATTCTGTTCCGAAACCTTCTCCATGAAACACTTCACCGGATTCCAGTATTAACTTTTTCTTCATTTTTATTTAGATTTTCTTTTTATTCTTTCTATTTTTTGTCTTCCATGAATTTCATTCATGGCTATTAATATTTCGCCCCCTTGGGGCTCAGAAACTTTTTACTTTTAACTTGGCTCTTTTTTATTTAAAAGTATGTCCTTCTTTTTCTAAGGCTTCTTTTAAAATGGCCATTCTTGCGAAGACTCCGTTCTGCATTTGTTTGAAAACTCTTGAACGCTCGCATTCTACTAAGTCTGTATCAATTTCAACTCCTCTGTTGATTGGTGCCGGGTGCATGATAATCGCTTCTTTTTTCATTGCCTTTTCTCTTTCTTTCGTCAAACCGTATTTTCTGTGGTAATCTGAAGCTGAGAAACTCATTTTAGCATCGTGTCTTTCGTGTTGGATTCTCAATAACATTAAAACATCAACATCTTTTATCATTTCATCTACAGAAAGATATGTTCCGTTGATTAAAGCGCCTTCGTCAAACCAATCTTCTGGTCCTGAGAAGTAAACTTTAGCACCTAATCTTCTTAATGCTTCTGCATTTGAATTGGCAACTCGGCTGTGTTTTACATCTCCTACAATTCCTACTTTTAAACCTTCAAATTTCCCAAATTCCTGATAAATTGTCAGTAAATCCAGCATACATTGTGAAGGGTGATTTCCCGTTCCGTCTCCTCCGTTGATTACAGGAATTTTAATATCTTTTAATTCATCAAAATATCTGTCTTTCTTATCTCTTATCACAACAAGATTTACTCCTATACTTTCAATCGTTTTTACCGTATCATAAAGACTTTCTCCTTTGTTTACCGAACTGTGAGATGCATCGAAAGGAACCACTTGTAATCCTAATTTTCTTTCGGCAATATCAAAACTTGTTTTCGTTCTTGTACTGTCTTCAAAAAAGAGATTTGAGCAAAAAACTTCTCCTTCAATTTTGGCAGTTTTTCCATTCGCAAAAGCCATCGCTTCAGCCAGTATACTGTTGATTCTCTCGGTGCTTAGTTCTGTAATCGTAAACATAATATCTTAAATTTTTTACAAAAAAAAAGCGAAGAAAATATCTTCGCTTACTATAAATAAATATCGTAAAGGGCGTCTACGCCCGGTAATTCTAATGATATAAATACTGTGTTATTCATTAGGTGCAAAGATACTATAAATTCTGAAACTGACAAAATCAAAGTTTCAAATAAATTAAAAAACTTTAATCATTCCTTACTTTTCATTTTTAAATACTATTTTTGTTAAAACTCAAACCTTGTTTATGGACTTAAAAGACAAAATGATTCTCAGCATCATTCAGGAGGACTCTACTTATTCTGTGAAAGACATTTCAGAAAAGATAGGTCTTACCTTTACTCCGACTTATGAAAGAATCAAACAGCTAGAGAAACAGGGAATTATTGAGAAGTATGTAGGTCTATTGAATCGCGAAAAACTGGGTTTAAATATTGTCGTTTACTGCAACGTACGCCTCAAAGAACAATCCAAAAAAGTATTGGAAACGTTCGAAAAAAACATCATGCAGCACGATGAAGTTCAGGAAATCATCAGTCTTTCCGGTGAATACGATTATATGTTGAAAATCATTGCAAAGGATATTAATTCTTATAATGAATTCGCAGTTAATATTATTTCAAATATTCCTAATATTGGGCAATATCACAGTTCGATTGTGCTTCACGAGGTTAAAAAATCTACTAAGTTTAAGATTGATTTGGGGTAAATATTTAAATTACAAAGCGTAGTCACCTCTTATTATTAGATATCCCACTATATAATCTAATCAAAAATTTCAATTTAAATGATAATGCAAGAAGATTTAATACAAATCATTTCAGAAATTCCAGATACATCAGACAATAAGACTGAACAAATTTTTAGTCTCTCTCATTCAATAAATAAAAACGGATTTCTAACAAAAGAACTTGGAATGAAAATTTTAAACTGGAAATCACCAAGACCTTTTAAACATTACGATAAAAATACAAACGCTGATTTTGAAACAATTACTAAATATGCATTAATGCAAGAAGACGAGAAAATAAAAATTCATATTCTGACGGCTTTGAATGGAGTAAATTATCC harbors:
- the tnpA gene encoding IS200/IS605 family transposase; the protein is MSTFRQIYYQIVFSTKHRKLVLNIEHEDELYKYIWGIVKNKNCKLYRINGMPDHVHLFTDLHPSVSLSSFVKDIKVSTNLWIKQSGLFPDFEEWQNGYGAFTYSEREKDMVINYIKNQKEHHKTESFEDEYKNLLKSHGVEFDEKYLW
- a CDS encoding carbamoyl phosphate synthase small subunit, coding for MKKKLILESGEVFHGEGFGTELETAGEVVFNTGMTGYQELISDPSYCGQIVCMTYPLIGNYGINRDDYESIEPAIKGLIVKEVCDLPSNFRTQITLDELFKKKNLSGISGIDTRRLTRILRNSGVVKGKIVNADADENTVIAELKGTTFPTNQVETVSTKTSYANPGRGLKVVLVDFGSKLGIIRELSQRNCDITVVSHDTTAEEILLMDPDGIMLSNGPGDPEDNQQALEMIRGLLGKVPIFGICLGHQLIGLACGAKTFKLKFGHRGGNHPVLDLEKNKVAITSQNHGYAVDQESLKDTDLIETHIALNDRTNEGLKHKIHPCFSVQYHPEASPGPEDANYLFDDFITLMEDFKK
- a CDS encoding aspartate carbamoyltransferase catalytic subunit — its product is MFTITELSTERINSILAEAMAFANGKTAKIEGEVFCSNLFFEDSTRTKTSFDIAERKLGLQVVPFDASHSSVNKGESLYDTVKTIESIGVNLVVIRDKKDRYFDELKDIKIPVINGGDGTGNHPSQCMLDLLTIYQEFGKFEGLKVGIVGDVKHSRVANSNAEALRRLGAKVYFSGPEDWFDEGALINGTYLSVDEMIKDVDVLMLLRIQHERHDAKMSFSASDYHRKYGLTKEREKAMKKEAIIMHPAPINRGVEIDTDLVECERSRVFKQMQNGVFARMAILKEALEKEGHTFK
- a CDS encoding Lrp/AsnC family transcriptional regulator; translation: MDLKDKMILSIIQEDSTYSVKDISEKIGLTFTPTYERIKQLEKQGIIEKYVGLLNREKLGLNIVVYCNVRLKEQSKKVLETFEKNIMQHDEVQEIISLSGEYDYMLKIIAKDINSYNEFAVNIISNIPNIGQYHSSIVLHEVKKSTKFKIDLG